One window from the genome of Enterobacter asburiae encodes:
- the copD gene encoding copper homeostasis membrane protein CopD: MLALCYIGIRFIHFGALMLVFGNALYSVWFAPSSLHRLMSRRFQSQQKVAALVGLAAAFLMYMLQGGLMGNGWGDVFAPQVWFSVMGTRFGGVWLWQMILAAITVGAAWLAPLKGSRLLLLAMGQLILLAGVGHAAMNDGPMGALQRLNYAFHLICAATWLGGLLPLLFCMRLAKGRWQNAAIFTMMRFSRVGHYAVAGVLLTGVINTLMILGVHIPWQAGYVRFLLFKCALVALMVVIALANRYFLVPRFRPETGRAQQIFIRMTQAEVVLGALVLATVSLFATWEPF; encoded by the coding sequence ATGCTGGCGCTGTGTTATATCGGGATACGCTTTATCCATTTTGGGGCGCTGATGCTGGTTTTTGGCAATGCGCTTTACAGCGTCTGGTTTGCGCCTTCTTCTCTCCACCGTCTGATGTCCCGGCGATTCCAGTCGCAGCAGAAAGTGGCTGCCTTAGTGGGCCTGGCGGCAGCATTCCTGATGTATATGCTGCAGGGTGGATTGATGGGTAACGGCTGGGGGGATGTGTTTGCTCCGCAGGTCTGGTTCAGCGTGATGGGGACCCGGTTTGGTGGCGTCTGGCTGTGGCAAATGATCCTCGCGGCGATAACGGTCGGTGCGGCATGGCTTGCGCCGCTGAAAGGTTCGCGGCTGCTGCTGCTTGCAATGGGCCAGCTTATCCTGCTGGCTGGGGTTGGGCATGCGGCGATGAACGACGGTCCTATGGGGGCGTTGCAGCGTCTTAATTATGCTTTTCACCTGATCTGTGCCGCAACCTGGCTTGGCGGATTACTGCCTCTGCTGTTCTGCATGCGGCTGGCGAAAGGGCGGTGGCAGAATGCCGCCATCTTTACCATGATGCGATTCTCGCGCGTGGGGCATTACGCCGTCGCGGGCGTGCTGCTCACCGGCGTGATAAATACGCTCATGATACTGGGCGTCCATATTCCCTGGCAGGCTGGCTACGTGCGGTTTTTGTTGTTCAAATGTGCGCTGGTGGCGTTGATGGTGGTAATTGCGCTGGCAAATCGGTATTTTCTGGTGCCACGGTTTCGTCCGGAGACCGGGCGAGCACAACAGATTTTTATCAGGATGACACAGGCAGAAGTGGTGCTGGGAGCGCTGGTACTGGCAACGGTCAGTCTGTTCGCCACCTGGGAACCCTTCTGA
- a CDS encoding YebY family protein produces the protein MKKTVLSLILLACTGSAIAAPQVITVSRFEVGKDKWAFNREEVMLTCRPGHALYAINPSTLVQYPLNDTAEQQVASGKSSGQPISIIQIDDPAHPGQKMSLAPFIERADKLC, from the coding sequence ATGAAAAAGACAGTACTTTCTCTCATATTGCTGGCCTGCACGGGGAGCGCGATTGCCGCGCCGCAGGTTATCACCGTTAGCCGTTTTGAAGTGGGTAAGGACAAATGGGCGTTCAATCGCGAAGAGGTGATGCTGACCTGCCGTCCGGGCCATGCGCTGTATGCGATCAACCCGAGCACGCTGGTGCAATACCCGTTAAATGATACCGCAGAGCAGCAGGTAGCCAGCGGTAAGAGCAGCGGCCAGCCGATTAGCATTATTCAGATCGATGACCCGGCGCATCCGGGACAAAAAATGAGCCTGGCACCGTTTATCGAGCGCGCCGACAAGCTCTGCTAA
- a CDS encoding benzoate transporter — protein MIYDCFLYYDEDMLLEIRLNTLADVVDRFVIVESTHTFTGKKRQLHFDINKYSQFKDKIIYIVHDKEPITKAAEESHPAREVIPGLPDGMVVDAWANEAAQRNAIMQGLTQANDDDLILVSDVDEIFSPRVVASINPKKLCTTIYQNFYNYQFNLQVFNTDNTPRKCKLPRATQYKNLVNFFGGEPESFRNLKRTRSVKSWSWLKWNWFKVNNSIIENGGWHFSWVMTPERISEKMSTISHTEYDLPEFNNPEHIMKVIKNAEDIWGRDRTLTRQALTVENFPEYIVRNKDKFSAFII, from the coding sequence ATGATCTATGACTGCTTCTTATATTACGATGAAGATATGCTTCTCGAAATCAGGCTAAACACGCTAGCGGACGTTGTCGATCGCTTCGTTATCGTTGAGTCAACGCATACCTTTACCGGTAAAAAGAGGCAGCTGCATTTTGACATAAATAAATACAGTCAATTTAAAGATAAAATTATCTACATTGTTCATGATAAAGAACCGATTACGAAAGCCGCTGAAGAATCACATCCGGCTCGGGAGGTCATTCCGGGTCTGCCAGACGGCATGGTAGTGGATGCGTGGGCAAATGAAGCCGCGCAGAGGAATGCGATCATGCAGGGTTTGACGCAGGCCAACGATGATGATTTGATTTTAGTTTCCGACGTGGATGAGATATTTTCCCCTCGGGTGGTCGCATCGATAAATCCCAAAAAGCTGTGCACTACTATTTATCAGAATTTCTATAATTATCAGTTTAACCTGCAGGTTTTTAATACTGACAACACGCCAAGAAAATGTAAATTACCGAGAGCCACCCAATATAAAAATCTCGTTAATTTCTTTGGCGGTGAACCTGAATCATTCAGGAATCTTAAACGCACCCGAAGCGTCAAAAGCTGGTCCTGGCTAAAATGGAACTGGTTCAAGGTTAACAACAGCATCATTGAAAATGGTGGCTGGCATTTCTCATGGGTGATGACACCTGAGCGCATCTCAGAAAAAATGTCTACCATTTCCCATACTGAATACGATCTTCCTGAGTTTAACAACCCGGAACACATCATGAAGGTCATTAAAAATGCGGAAGATATCTGGGGACGCGACAGGACGTTAACCAGGCAAGCGCTGACGGTTGAAAACTTTCCGGAGTACATTGTCCGCAACAAAGACAAATTCAGCGCGTTCATTATTTAA
- a CDS encoding VirK/YbjX family protein has translation MSNTHLHNDVFYPHRTNIISELVNGKRVPGPIWRKREYRLKFLLRSLLFWSSTHRMLEALSGRDDFDRLLASQITLPSKTHRQYLMRGLTPNDRADAIVNHYYWVDSLKESSLAQALTSPQEQTVVRFHAKDGVTYTVNASSAGKAEREGESTLWLRDNEDTLLASLTFSVARSNGQQVMVIGGLQGPRRCVSRDVIKQATRACHGLFPKRVLMEVLFQLAAHSSVRAIFAVSDEGHVFRALRYRLSKGRHFHASYDEFWGSLDGKKLSAFCWQLPLQMERKSLEEIASKKRAEYRRRFELLDEIEASVKSHF, from the coding sequence GTGTCTAATACGCACCTGCATAACGATGTTTTTTATCCGCATCGCACAAATATTATTTCCGAGCTGGTGAACGGCAAACGCGTGCCGGGGCCAATCTGGCGGAAACGCGAATATCGCCTGAAGTTCCTTTTACGCTCGCTCCTGTTCTGGTCTTCTACCCATCGCATGCTGGAAGCCCTTTCCGGGCGCGACGATTTCGACAGGCTGTTGGCCTCACAGATTACGTTGCCCAGCAAGACCCACCGGCAGTATCTGATGCGCGGCCTGACGCCTAACGATCGCGCCGACGCTATCGTTAACCATTACTACTGGGTTGATAGCCTGAAAGAGAGCAGTCTCGCTCAGGCCCTGACCAGCCCACAGGAGCAAACCGTCGTACGGTTCCACGCTAAAGACGGTGTAACCTATACGGTCAATGCATCCTCTGCGGGGAAAGCCGAGCGCGAGGGCGAAAGCACCTTGTGGCTACGCGACAACGAGGATACGCTGCTGGCCAGCCTGACCTTCAGCGTCGCGCGCAGCAATGGTCAGCAAGTGATGGTCATCGGCGGGCTTCAGGGACCTCGTCGCTGCGTATCGCGAGACGTCATTAAACAGGCCACCCGCGCCTGCCACGGCCTGTTCCCTAAACGGGTGTTGATGGAAGTCCTCTTCCAGCTGGCTGCGCACTCCTCTGTCCGGGCGATTTTTGCCGTCAGCGACGAGGGACACGTTTTCCGCGCGTTGCGATATCGCCTGAGCAAAGGCCGCCATTTCCATGCAAGCTACGATGAGTTTTGGGGATCTCTGGACGGTAAAAAGCTTTCGGCCTTCTGCTGGCAGCTGCCGCTGCAAATGGAGCGTAAATCCCTGGAAGAGATTGCCAGTAAAAAACGTGCCGAATACCGCCGTCGCTTTGAGCTGCTCGATGAAATAGAGGCATCCGTTAAGTCCCACTTTTAA
- the pphA gene encoding protein-serine/threonine phosphatase, which translates to MYQRIEGGMWRHVWVVSDIHGCYQWLMEELKRRHFNPYEDLLISVGDMIDRGPDSVKCLQLIHEKWFRAVRGNHEQMALDSLDNNDFSLWTMNGGIWFSQLERDQQQLTLSLLEACRELPHIIEITCANGLNVIAHADYPAAEYQWQKPVSAQRVLWNRDRLMGFMVGKGQGISGADHFWFGHTPLDRRYDFNNLHYIDTGAVFDGYFTLAKLQ; encoded by the coding sequence ATGTATCAGCGAATTGAAGGTGGGATGTGGCGTCACGTCTGGGTTGTCAGCGATATACACGGTTGTTACCAGTGGCTTATGGAGGAGCTTAAACGTCGTCACTTTAACCCGTATGAGGATTTGCTTATTTCTGTCGGGGATATGATCGATCGTGGCCCTGATAGCGTGAAATGCCTGCAGTTAATTCATGAAAAATGGTTTCGCGCCGTGCGGGGCAACCATGAGCAAATGGCTCTCGACAGTCTGGATAATAACGATTTTTCGCTCTGGACGATGAATGGCGGAATATGGTTTTCGCAGCTTGAACGTGACCAGCAACAGCTTACGCTGTCGTTACTCGAGGCCTGTCGGGAATTACCGCATATCATCGAGATAACCTGTGCGAACGGTCTGAATGTAATTGCCCATGCTGATTATCCGGCTGCGGAATACCAATGGCAAAAACCGGTTAGCGCCCAGCGCGTCTTATGGAACCGCGACAGACTGATGGGATTTATGGTGGGCAAAGGGCAGGGCATCAGCGGCGCGGATCATTTTTGGTTTGGCCATACGCCCCTCGACAGAAGGTATGATTTTAATAATCTCCACTACATTGATACGGGGGCTGTTTTTGACGGTTACTTTACGCTGGCGAAGCTGCAGTAA
- a CDS encoding YebV family protein yields MTKTSVRIGAFEIDDAELRGEAQGDRTLSIPCKSDPDLCMQLDAWDADTSVPAILDGEHSVLYREHYDSKTDAWVMRLA; encoded by the coding sequence ATGACGAAAACCAGCGTGCGTATTGGCGCTTTTGAAATCGACGACGCAGAGCTGCGCGGCGAAGCACAAGGCGATCGAACGTTAAGTATTCCCTGCAAATCCGACCCGGATTTGTGCATGCAGCTCGATGCATGGGATGCAGACACCAGCGTCCCGGCAATACTTGATGGCGAACATTCTGTCCTTTACCGTGAGCATTACGATAGCAAAACCGATGCCTGGGTCATGCGTCTTGCCTGA
- the rsmF gene encoding 16S rRNA (cytosine(1407)-C(5))-methyltransferase RsmF: MREALPSHLSLDDFIAACQRPLRRSIRVNTLKISVDDFLALVSPYGWQLTPVPWCAEGFWIERDDEASLPLGSTAEHLSGLFYIQEASSMLPVAALFADGNAPERVMDVAAAPGSKTTQIAARMGNHGAILANEFSASRVKVLHANISRCGIHNVALTHFDGRVFGAALPEAFDAILLDAPCSGEGVVRKDPDALKNWSVESNLEIAATQRELIESAFHALRPGGTLVYSTCTLNRDENEDVCLWLKAQYPEAAEFLPLNDLFASAQEAVTPEGFLHVFPQIYDCEGFFVARLRKTQAVAPLPAPKFKVGNFPFAPLKGRDAAQLEAAAKKVGLVWDESLHLWVRDKEIWLFPAEIEPLIGKVRFSRIGIRLAEVHNKGYRWQHEAVIALAGRENTFALTHQEAEEWYRGRDVYPDSAPSGDEVIVTYQGYPLGLAKKVGSRLKNSYPRELVRDGRLFTGNDRTD, encoded by the coding sequence ATGCGCGAGGCGCTTCCTTCTCACCTGTCGTTAGACGATTTTATCGCCGCCTGCCAGCGTCCGTTACGCCGAAGCATTCGCGTCAACACGCTGAAAATCAGCGTCGATGATTTTCTGGCGCTGGTCTCGCCGTACGGCTGGCAGCTTACGCCGGTACCGTGGTGCGCCGAGGGGTTCTGGATAGAACGCGATGATGAAGCTTCACTGCCGCTGGGCAGTACCGCTGAACATCTGAGCGGTCTGTTCTATATTCAGGAAGCCAGCTCGATGCTGCCGGTTGCTGCCCTGTTTGCCGATGGCAACGCGCCTGAGCGCGTGATGGATGTTGCGGCGGCGCCCGGCTCAAAAACCACGCAAATTGCCGCCCGGATGGGTAATCACGGGGCGATCCTCGCCAACGAGTTTTCCGCCAGCCGCGTGAAGGTGCTGCATGCCAACATCAGCCGCTGCGGTATTCATAATGTTGCCCTGACGCACTTCGACGGACGCGTGTTTGGCGCCGCCTTACCGGAAGCCTTCGATGCCATTCTGCTGGACGCCCCCTGCTCCGGCGAAGGGGTGGTGCGTAAAGATCCCGATGCATTAAAGAACTGGTCCGTGGAAAGCAACCTTGAGATCGCCGCCACGCAGCGAGAGCTGATCGAGAGCGCCTTTCACGCGTTGCGCCCTGGCGGCACGCTGGTCTATTCAACGTGTACCCTAAACCGCGATGAAAACGAAGACGTCTGTCTGTGGCTGAAAGCGCAGTATCCGGAAGCAGCCGAGTTTCTGCCGCTTAACGATCTGTTTGCCTCGGCACAAGAGGCGGTAACCCCCGAGGGTTTCCTTCACGTGTTCCCGCAGATTTACGACTGCGAAGGGTTCTTTGTGGCGCGTCTGCGTAAAACGCAGGCGGTTGCTCCCCTACCCGCACCTAAATTCAAGGTCGGCAACTTCCCGTTTGCCCCCCTTAAAGGTCGCGATGCAGCGCAGCTTGAAGCTGCAGCCAAAAAGGTTGGGCTGGTCTGGGATGAGAGCCTGCATCTCTGGGTGCGTGATAAAGAGATATGGCTGTTCCCGGCTGAGATCGAACCGCTCATCGGAAAGGTCCGTTTTTCGCGAATCGGGATCCGCCTGGCGGAAGTGCATAACAAAGGGTATCGCTGGCAGCATGAGGCCGTTATCGCCCTTGCCGGACGCGAGAATACCTTTGCCCTGACGCATCAGGAAGCCGAAGAGTGGTACCGTGGTCGCGATGTCTATCCGGACAGCGCGCCATCAGGTGATGAAGTGATAGTGACGTATCAGGGATACCCGCTGGGCCTGGCAAAAAAGGTTGGCTCAAGGCTGAAAAACAGCTATCCGCGCGAGCTGGTTCGGGACGGCCGTTTGTTTACCGGTAACGATCGCACGGACTAA
- a CDS encoding PqiB family protein, translating into MSQETPASPTEARIKTKRRISPFWLLPVIALMIAGWLIWTSYEDRGSTVTIDFQTADGIVAGRTPVRFQGVEVGTVQDISLGKGLNKIQVRVSIKSDMQDALRSETQFWLVTPKASLAGVSGLDALVGGNYIGMMPGKGEPQDHFVALDTQPKYRLNNGDLMIHLQAPDLGSLNSGSLVYFRKIPVGRVYDYAINPNKQGVTIDVLIERRFTNLVKKGSRFWNVSGVDADLSLSGAKVKLESLAALVNGAIAFDSPENSSPATADDSFGLYADLAHSQRGVIVKLALPDAKGLKAGSTPLMYQGLQVGQLTKMTLNPGGSVTGEMTVDPSVVDLLREKTRIEMRSPKLSLNDASLSTLLTGNTFELIPGEGEPSNSFVIAPADKALLQKPGVVTVTLNAPESYGIEAGQPLILHGVQVGQVLERKLSADGVTFSVAIDPQYSDLVHGDSKFVVNSRVDVKVGLDGVEFLGASASEWVNGGIRILPGDKGPVRDSYPLYANLEKAVENSLSDLPTTTLTLSAETLPDVQAGSVVLYRKFEVGEVITVRPRADAFDIELHIKPEYRKLLTPNSVFWAEGGAKVQLNGNGLTVQASPLSRALRGAISFDNLSGAGANLRKGDKRILFPSETAARAVGGQITLHAFDAGKLAEGMPIRYLGIDIGQIQKLTLITSRNEVQATAVLYPEYVQTFARMGSRFSVVTPQISAAGVEHLDTILQPYINVEPGQGNARRDFELQEATITDSRYLGGLSIVVEVPEAGSLSIGTPVLFRGIEVGTVTGLTLGTLSDRVMVALRISERYQHLVRNNSVFWLASGYSLDFGLTGGVVKTGTFNQFIRGGIAFATPPGTPLAPKAQPGKHFLLLESEPKEWREWGTALPR; encoded by the coding sequence ATGAGTCAGGAAACCCCCGCTTCGCCGACTGAAGCGAGAATTAAAACAAAACGCCGCATTTCGCCATTCTGGTTGCTGCCCGTCATCGCCCTGATGATTGCAGGCTGGCTTATCTGGACGAGCTATGAAGATCGCGGGAGTACCGTCACCATTGATTTCCAGACCGCCGACGGCATCGTCGCCGGGCGAACGCCCGTTCGCTTCCAGGGCGTTGAAGTGGGTACGGTTCAGGACATCTCCCTTGGAAAAGGGCTGAACAAGATTCAGGTGCGGGTCAGTATTAAATCTGACATGCAGGATGCCCTGCGCAGCGAAACGCAGTTCTGGCTGGTGACGCCGAAAGCCTCTCTGGCCGGCGTGTCCGGGCTGGATGCGCTCGTGGGCGGTAACTATATCGGCATGATGCCGGGCAAAGGCGAGCCGCAGGATCACTTTGTTGCCCTGGATACACAGCCCAAGTACCGCCTCAATAACGGCGATTTAATGATCCATCTGCAGGCCCCGGATCTCGGTTCTCTGAACAGCGGTTCGCTGGTCTATTTCCGCAAAATCCCGGTTGGCCGCGTATACGATTACGCGATCAACCCGAATAAACAGGGCGTCACCATCGACGTGCTGATCGAGCGCCGTTTCACCAATCTGGTGAAAAAAGGCAGCCGCTTCTGGAACGTCTCCGGCGTGGATGCTGACCTCAGCCTGAGCGGTGCGAAAGTGAAGCTGGAGAGTCTGGCCGCGCTGGTGAATGGCGCCATTGCCTTTGACTCCCCGGAAAACTCAAGCCCTGCCACCGCTGATGATTCATTTGGATTGTATGCTGACCTGGCGCACAGCCAGCGCGGCGTGATCGTCAAACTCGCCCTGCCCGATGCTAAAGGGCTAAAAGCGGGTTCAACGCCGCTGATGTATCAGGGATTGCAGGTTGGTCAGCTCACCAAAATGACGCTCAACCCGGGCGGTTCGGTCACCGGCGAAATGACTGTCGACCCGAGCGTGGTCGATCTCCTGCGCGAGAAAACGCGCATCGAAATGCGCAGTCCGAAGCTCTCTCTGAACGATGCCAGCCTCAGCACGCTGTTGACCGGAAATACGTTTGAGCTCATCCCCGGCGAAGGTGAGCCCAGCAATAGCTTCGTGATTGCCCCGGCAGATAAAGCCCTGCTGCAAAAGCCGGGCGTGGTGACGGTCACGCTGAATGCGCCAGAAAGTTACGGTATCGAAGCCGGACAGCCGTTAATTTTACACGGCGTGCAGGTCGGTCAGGTGCTGGAGCGTAAGCTCTCGGCGGATGGCGTGACGTTCTCGGTCGCCATCGATCCGCAGTACAGCGACCTGGTGCACGGTGACAGCAAATTCGTGGTGAACAGTCGCGTCGACGTGAAGGTGGGTCTGGACGGCGTGGAGTTCCTCGGTGCCAGCGCCAGCGAATGGGTTAACGGCGGTATCCGCATTCTGCCCGGCGATAAAGGCCCCGTGCGCGACAGCTATCCGCTGTATGCCAACCTGGAGAAAGCGGTTGAAAACAGCCTGAGCGATCTTCCTACCACCACGCTGACGCTAAGCGCCGAGACGCTGCCGGACGTACAGGCGGGATCTGTGGTGCTGTATCGCAAGTTTGAAGTCGGGGAAGTGATCACCGTTCGCCCGCGTGCGGACGCGTTCGATATCGAACTGCATATCAAGCCGGAGTATCGCAAGCTGCTGACGCCAAACAGCGTCTTCTGGGCCGAAGGCGGCGCGAAAGTTCAGCTTAACGGTAACGGGCTGACCGTGCAGGCCTCCCCGCTCTCACGCGCGCTGCGCGGGGCGATTAGCTTCGATAACCTCAGCGGCGCGGGCGCGAATCTGCGTAAAGGTGATAAGCGTATTCTCTTCCCGTCCGAAACCGCCGCACGTGCCGTGGGTGGACAGATTACCCTGCACGCGTTTGATGCCGGTAAGCTGGCGGAAGGCATGCCAATCCGCTATCTGGGTATTGATATCGGGCAGATCCAGAAGCTGACGCTTATTACCTCGCGTAACGAGGTGCAGGCTACCGCCGTGCTTTACCCGGAATATGTGCAGACCTTTGCCCGGATGGGTTCGCGCTTCTCGGTGGTCACGCCGCAGATCTCGGCCGCGGGCGTTGAGCATCTCGACACCATCCTGCAGCCGTACATCAACGTTGAGCCAGGCCAGGGCAATGCCCGTCGTGATTTTGAGCTGCAGGAAGCCACGATCACCGACTCGCGCTACCTTGGCGGCCTGAGCATCGTGGTGGAAGTGCCGGAAGCGGGCTCGCTGAGCATCGGCACCCCGGTACTGTTCCGCGGTATTGAAGTGGGTACGGTCACGGGCCTGACGCTCGGTACGCTCTCCGACCGCGTGATGGTGGCGTTGCGTATCAGCGAACGCTATCAGCACCTGGTACGTAATAACTCGGTATTCTGGCTGGCATCCGGCTATTCGCTGGACTTTGGCCTGACGGGAGGTGTGGTGAAAACCGGCACCTTCAACCAGTTCATTCGCGGCGGTATCGCGTTTGCCACGCCGCCAGGAACGCCGCTGGCGCCAAAAGCGCAGCCGGGTAAACACTTCCTGCTGCTCGAAAGCGAACCGAAAGAGTGGCGTGAATGGGGAACCGCCCTGCCGCGTTAA
- the yebS gene encoding membrane integrity lipid transport subunit YebS: MALKTTKITPTRKITVHTVSEALPRAHYQRCPQCDTLFMLPKMKSHQSAFCPRCDAKIRDGRDWSLTRLAAMAVTMLLLMPFAWSEPLLKLYLLGVRIDANVLQGIWQMTRQGDPITAAMVLFCTVGAPLVLVAAIAYLWFGNILGMNLRPVLLMLDKLKEWVMLDIYLVGVGVASIKVQDYAFLQPGIGLFAFICLVLLSILTLIHLNVEQLWERFYPQRPATRPDDNLRVCLGCHYTGLPDARGRCPRCHIPLRLRRNNSLQKCWAALIASLVFLIPANMLPISIIYVNGGRQEDTILSGIISLAHSNVGVAAIVFIASILVPFTKVVVMFTLLISIHFKCEQGLRTRILLLRFVTWIGRWSMLDLFVISLMMSLINRDQLLAFTMGPAAFYFGSAVILTILAVEWLDSRLLWDAHESGNPRFAD; the protein is encoded by the coding sequence ATGGCCTTAAAAACAACCAAAATTACGCCGACAAGAAAGATAACTGTCCATACGGTAAGCGAAGCTTTGCCACGTGCACATTATCAGCGTTGCCCCCAGTGCGATACGCTTTTTATGTTGCCGAAGATGAAATCGCACCAAAGTGCCTTTTGTCCCCGATGCGACGCCAAAATTCGTGATGGTCGCGACTGGTCGCTAACCCGACTCGCCGCCATGGCCGTCACCATGCTGCTGCTGATGCCCTTCGCCTGGAGCGAACCGCTGCTGAAACTCTACCTGCTTGGGGTACGCATTGACGCCAACGTGCTGCAGGGTATCTGGCAGATGACCCGTCAGGGCGATCCCATTACCGCTGCCATGGTGCTGTTCTGCACCGTTGGCGCACCGCTGGTGCTGGTCGCCGCCATTGCCTATCTTTGGTTTGGCAATATTCTCGGCATGAACCTTCGCCCGGTGCTGTTGATGCTGGACAAGCTCAAAGAGTGGGTGATGCTGGATATTTATCTTGTGGGCGTGGGCGTTGCGTCAATAAAGGTACAGGACTACGCCTTTTTGCAGCCCGGCATCGGGCTCTTTGCTTTCATCTGCCTGGTATTGCTGAGCATCCTGACGCTGATCCACCTGAACGTTGAGCAGCTCTGGGAACGGTTTTACCCTCAGCGCCCCGCCACGCGTCCCGATGACAATCTGCGCGTCTGTCTGGGATGCCACTATACCGGCTTGCCCGACGCGCGAGGACGCTGCCCGCGGTGCCACATTCCGTTGAGACTGCGGCGCAACAACAGCCTGCAAAAATGCTGGGCCGCGCTGATCGCCTCCCTGGTGTTTCTGATCCCAGCCAATATGCTGCCGATTTCCATCATTTACGTGAATGGCGGGCGTCAGGAGGATACTATACTCTCCGGGATTATCTCCCTTGCGCACAGCAACGTCGGGGTTGCGGCGATCGTCTTTATTGCCAGTATCCTGGTTCCCTTTACCAAAGTGGTGGTGATGTTTACCCTGCTCATCAGCATTCACTTTAAGTGTGAACAAGGCTTACGAACCCGCATTCTGCTGCTGCGGTTCGTCACCTGGATTGGCCGCTGGTCAATGTTAGATCTGTTCGTGATTTCGCTGATGATGTCGCTCATCAATCGCGACCAGCTACTTGCTTTTACAATGGGACCCGCGGCTTTTTATTTCGGCTCTGCGGTGATATTGACTATTCTTGCTGTGGAATGGCTGGATAGCCGCTTACTTTGGGATGCACATGAGTCAGGAAACCCCCGCTTCGCCGACTGA
- a CDS encoding GAF domain-containing protein produces MNKTEFYADLNRDFKALMAGETSFLATLANTSALLFERLSDVNWAGFYLLEGETLVLGPFQGKLACVRIPVGRGVCGTAVAENQVQRVEDVHAFDGHIACDAASNSEIVLPLVVKNQIIGVLDIDSTVFSRFTTEDEQGLRELVANLENVLAATDYQKFFASVAG; encoded by the coding sequence ATGAACAAAACAGAATTCTACGCGGATCTGAACCGCGATTTTAAGGCATTGATGGCGGGTGAGACCAGCTTCTTAGCCACTCTGGCAAATACTAGCGCATTGCTGTTTGAACGTCTCTCTGACGTGAACTGGGCCGGCTTTTACCTCCTGGAAGGTGAAACGCTGGTGCTTGGCCCGTTCCAGGGCAAACTGGCCTGCGTGCGTATACCGGTAGGGCGCGGCGTATGCGGCACGGCGGTGGCCGAGAATCAGGTCCAGCGTGTGGAAGACGTTCATGCGTTTGACGGGCACATTGCCTGTGATGCCGCCAGTAACTCTGAAATCGTTCTGCCGCTGGTGGTCAAAAATCAGATTATTGGCGTTCTGGATATCGACAGCACGGTCTTCAGTCGCTTTACAACCGAGGACGAACAGGGGCTGCGCGAGCTGGTGGCTAATCTGGAAAACGTACTCGCTGCAACCGATTATCAAAAATTCTTTGCGAGCGTCGCAGGATAA
- the proQ gene encoding RNA chaperone ProQ: MENQPKLNSSKEVIAFLAERFPQCFSAEGEARPLKVGIFQDLVARVEGEMNLSKTQLRSALRLYTSSWRYLYGIKAGATRVDLDGNPCGELDEQHVEHARKQLEEAKARVQAQRAEQQAKKREAAAANGQEEAPRRERKPRPAPRRHDNNDRKPRADKPAAKAPRAPREEPRHTPVSDINALSVGQALKVKAGNNAMDATVMEITKDGVRVQLTSGMSMIVRAEHLLF, translated from the coding sequence ATGGAAAATCAACCTAAGTTGAATAGCAGTAAAGAAGTTATCGCATTTCTGGCCGAGCGTTTCCCGCAGTGCTTCAGCGCGGAAGGTGAAGCTCGTCCCCTGAAAGTCGGTATTTTTCAGGATCTGGTGGCGCGTGTTGAAGGGGAAATGAACCTCAGCAAAACTCAGCTGCGTTCCGCCTTACGTCTTTATACTTCGAGCTGGCGTTACCTGTACGGTATCAAAGCTGGCGCGACCCGCGTGGATCTCGACGGCAACCCGTGTGGTGAGCTGGACGAGCAGCACGTTGAGCACGCGCGCAAGCAGCTTGAAGAAGCCAAAGCACGCGTTCAGGCACAACGTGCAGAACAGCAGGCGAAAAAACGCGAAGCCGCAGCGGCAAACGGCCAGGAAGAAGCGCCTCGTCGTGAGCGTAAACCACGCCCTGCGCCGCGCCGTCACGATAATAACGATCGCAAACCGCGTGCAGACAAACCAGCAGCAAAAGCCCCGCGTGCCCCTCGCGAAGAGCCGCGCCATACGCCGGTTTCTGACATTAACGCTCTGAGCGTAGGTCAGGCGCTGAAGGTAAAAGCGGGTAACAATGCTATGGACGCCACCGTAATGGAAATCACCAAAGATGGCGTTCGTGTACAGCTGACTTCTGGTATGTCAATGATTGTACGCGCAGAACACTTGTTGTTCTGA